The nucleotide sequence TGTGGAGTCATCTGTTGTGACGCAGCCAGGACATAGTTCTGCAGAAGAAGAAGCAGTGTCATAACTGTGAGGATGACCTGAAGCGTTCGTGAGGCAGGTGATTTGAGGCGATGATCCGTCATTGCTTTACTCTTCTTCCTGGGGTCCCGGCGGGATAATGTGTGTACTGATGTTTTGATTACGCGAATCAATACGAAAATATCATTTTTGATATCGACTGATGTGGGCCCTGTAGCTTGACAGTTGTTTTGAAAATTGCATAGTATGTTCGATTCCTGTCAGAAAAGCTGGTATGAGAGATCTCCGTGCGCTTACAGGGTCTAAAAATTAGGTTAAGTTACGTATTACGTTTAGTTTAAGTTAAGTCAGGTGTTTTAAGGCGGTCTTTTTCATGGCAGTTCCTAAAAGACGGATGTCAAAATCCAATTCTCGTAAGAGACGCAGTCATAATAGTGTGAAGGCAAGTAAGCCCACCTATTGCCCACAATGTGGTACCGCGTCCCCTTCTCATGCCATTTGCCCTCATTGTGGTTTCTATCAGGGGCGAACCATCGTTGATACTGAGGACTAGTGGTCAATGCGGATTGCACTGGATGCAATGGGGGGAGATTATGCCCCTGAACCGAACATAACAGGAGCAATCGTTGCATTGCAGGCGGATCCTGCACTCAATGTCGTTCTGGTAGGTCCACAGGACCTGCTGGAAGCTCAGGTTGCAGCATCGGGCTATAATGGTGATCGTCTTTCGATTGTCCATGCCAGCCAGGTTGTAGGGATGGAGGAAAAACCGACTGACGCCATGCGTCAGAAACCGGACAGCTCTATCTCCGTCTGCTGGAAGCTGATGGCGGCCCGTGAAGTCGATGCGGTTGTCAGCGCGGGAAATACCGGTGCGGTTGTCGCTTCTGGTTTGAAAACCCGACTGTTCCTGAAAAGTGTCAAACGCCCCGGGATTGCAGTGACTTTACCCACCAGTGCCGGCCATGCCGTGCTGATGGATGTCGGTGCGAATCCTTCGGCCCGACCTTCTCATCTCTACCAGTATGCTGTGATGGGTGAGATTTATGCCCGCGAAGTATTGCGGATCGAGTCACCCAAGATTGGCCTGATCAATATCGGCAGTGAAGACGTGAAGGGGAATGATCTCTATCGTGACACATATCGCCTGCTGAATGAGGGGCCGCTGAAAGACAGCTTTGTAGGTAATGTCGAAGGGCGCGGTCTGTATCAGGGGGAAGCTGACGTATTAATCTGTGAAGGTTTCGTCGGCAATGTGGTGTTGAAGGTGAGTGAGGGGATGGCTGATTTTCTGATGAAAGAAGCTTCCCGGCAGATCATCGGCAGTCTTGATGTCGAGCGAGATAAGGCCAAGCTGGCCTTTCAGGAGATGGGTAAGCGGTTCCGCTACCATGAAACCGGCGGGGCGCCATTACTCGGTATTGACGGGATTTGTATCATCTGTCACGGTTCCAGTGATGCCCACTCGATCACAAATGCATTGAGGGGGAGTGCCATGTTCAAGGATCGTGGCATCAATTCGCAGATCGCCGATCATCTGGTGCAGAAGCCTGTTGCCTGAGTCGGCATCTTAAACTAGCAGCGCAATTCCAAAATTAGAGGGATCGACTCGTGAGCAGAATCGCTTTTTTATTTCCCGGACAGGGTGCTCAGCATGTCGGGATGGGTAAAACGATTGCCGAAAATTATCCGGCTGCCCGGGAGCTGTATCATCGTGCTTCCGAAATTCTGGAATACGATCTGGCAAAACTCTGTTTTGAAGGTCCCAGTGCAGAACTGGACTCAACGGTCATCAGTCAACCTGCTTTGTTTGTGACCAGCCTGGCCGCTCTGGAAATGTTGCGTGCAGATTCTCCTGATAAAGTTCTGGCTTGCGAGATGGCAGCTGGATTGAGCCTGGGAGAATATACTGCCCTGGTTTTTGCGGGAGCCATGAGTTTTGAAGACGGGCTGCGTGTTGTGCAGCGCCGTGGCGAAGCGATGCAGGCAGCCGCAGATGCGAATCCGTCCGGGATGGTCAGTATCCTGTTGCTGGATCGGGAGAAGGTGGCCGAGATCTGTCAGTCCGCATCATCTGCGGGTAAGATCTGGATTGCCAATTATCTCTGCCCTGGAAATATTGTTCTGTCTGGGGAAAACAGTGCCTGCGAACTGGCAGCGGAGCTGGCCGAGCAGGAGGGGGGCCGGGCGATTCCTTTGGCGGTGGCAGGGGCATTCCATACGGAAATCATGAAGCCGGCGGACAGTCGCCTGTCAGAAGCGCTGGCAGGAGTCGGTCTGAAGAAACCGGAAATTCCCGTGATTTCCAACGTAGACGCAGAAATTCACGAAGAACCGGATGAAATTCGCGAATTGCTGGTACGACAGGTGATCAGCCCGGTGCTCTGGGAGGATTCCCTGCGGACGATGCTGGCGGCCGGGTTTGATGAGTTTTATGAAATTGGTCCTGGTAAGGTTCTGAAGGGATTGATGAAACGCGTGGATCGAAAAATTTCCTGTGAAACGGTCAACGATTCATAGGGGTTTTAAGAGTGAGGTTCTGTGTGCGTTTCAATAAAGCGTGCAAAAGGACAGTGGTGTTGCGGAGTACATTTTCGCAGACAATTCAGAGCTTGATCTGGTCTATCAATTTGTGCTACAACAACTTACGTGGGAACTCTGAAGAAAATTCTGTAGAACCTGAAATCGTGGGTTCTCAGACTGGTAAAGTGAGCCCGATCAAATTATGAGAGAACTTTGGCGAAGTAGACAAGACTCATAATTCTTGTCTCATTTTAAGGTTTACATAATTCGGGAAAGTGGATATATCATCGCTACATCTGTAGGCGAATGCATCCAAGTTGGTCTGGGAATGATGTTTCCAGCCATCCTGAAGTTAAAAAAAATCACTAAGACGGTGAAGGAGAAGAAGAGTGTCAATTGAAGAAAAAGTGGTTGGTATCGTTAGCGAGCAATTAGGCCATCCCAAAGAAGATATTACGCTGGACAGCAAGTTTATCGACGACCTCAAGGCCGATTCTCTGGACATTGTAGAACTCGTTATGGAATTCGAAGACGAGTTTGATGTGACCATTCCTGATGACGACTATGACAAAATCAAAACCGTCGGCGATGTAGTTGGCTACATCACTGAAAAGGCGAGCTGAATTCGGATCTGTAACCATCCAGCTGAACTGTCCTTTGTTTTGAAACTATCTGGTCCTGTCTTTTCATTGTAGGAAGTGTTCACGAATGCGCAGGAGAGTTGTCGTTACCGGAGTATCTGTTGTAACGGCTCTGGGTTTAGATGTCTCAGAGTTCTGGGACAAGTTATGCGCTGGTAAAAGTGGTATTGGTCCGCTGGAACGCTTTGACTGCTCAGACTACAAAGTTCGTTTTGGCGGCGAGATCAAGGATTTCAATGCCAGCGAATATACGAATATCTCAGCGAAAGATCTGAAGCGTGTTGACCGGTTTGTGCAGTTCGCTCTGGTAGGCGCTCATATTGCTTATCGTCAGGCTCAACTCGAAGAGTTTGAAGGTGATCCTTATCGCAGAGGAGTTCTGGTCGGCAGTGGTATTGGCGGTCTGAATGAAATCGAAAGTCAGCATGATCGTCTATACAACCAGGGACCGGCACGTGTTTCTCCCTTTATGATTCCGAAGCTGATGGTCAATGCCGCCAGCGGGAATATTTCGGTGACTTACGAGTTAAAGGGACCGAACAGCGCTGTGGCAACGGCCTGTGCTTCCGCGACCAATGCGATCGGGGATGCATTCAAGCTGATCCAGCATGACGTTGCCGACATCATGATTACAGGCGGCAGTGAAGCCGCGGTGACCCCGATGGGGTTATCTGGTTTTGCCCGTATGAATGCCCTGTCGACACGTAACGATGATCCGCAGTCAGCCAGTCGTCCCTTCGATCGTGATCGAGATGGGTTTGTCATGGCTGAAGGGGCCGGCATCATCGTGCTCGAAGAGTACGAACATGCAAAAAAACGGGGAGTTCCCATTCTCGCAGAAGTCATCGGTTATGGCATGTCTGCAGATGGGACTCACATGACAGCGCCTGATCCGGAAGGACGGGGGGCTGCCCGTGCCATGCTGCATGCGATTAAAGATGCCGGTGTCAATCCAGAGGATATTGACTATATCAATACGCATGGGACGAGTACTCCGCTCGGCGATGTGGCAGAAACAGCTGCGATCAATACCGTTTTCAATTCACATGTGAAACAGATGCCAGTGTCGAGTACAAAGGGGCATCTGGGTCATCTGCTGGGGGCATCAGGGGGTGTTGAGTTTGTTGTGGGGGTGAAAGCATTGCAGGAGCAGGTAGCACCTCCGACGATCAATCTCGATAATCCGGACGAGCAGTGTAATCTGGATTACATTCCCAATGAGCCCCGTGAAATGAAGCTGAACAGGGTAATGAAGAACAGTTTCGGGTTCGGCGGGCATAACGCCTGTCTGATTCTGCAGAAGGCGCCTTAGGGCGCCTGCCGCTGTCTTCTGGCTTTCTGCAATCATTCTCTCTCTTTTCGGGTTTACCTGTAAGGGGTTAGAGTTTTCCCGAATAATTCCTGATCTGAATGTCGCTTCAGGGTTGAAAATCGGCGCATGATTGTCTTAGCTATCCCTTGTTACAGCTGCTTTACTGGGTCAGAGTGGTGTATGTATGTCTTGCTGTTGCTTTGGGTTCAGGCAGCAGGCAGAGCGAAGGGCACGATCTCTCAGCTTCTTCTTTACCAGACACGGTTAACTGCGTCAGTGGTTTTTCCGATTGAAGCAGGCAAAGCTCTTGTCTGTGGAGAATTTTGTTCTACGATGAAGATACATTATTTCGAGTGCAGCTGGCGTAGTTGATTAGCGGGACTTTCTTAAGAGATTCAAATGAATACAGAATCAAAGCGGCGAATTCTGATAACGGGTATGGGGATTCTCAGCCCGATCGGAATCGGAGTGCAAGCATTTCAAGACAGCCTGATGACCGGAAAGTCAGGAGTCAAAAAATCCGAACTCTATTCTCATCTGGCAGCTCCTGATGTCTGCGTTGCGGAAGTATCCGATTTCAATGCGACCACGATTAAAAAAGAGTATTTGAAACAGCAGCGAAAGAGTCTCAAGGTCATGTGCCGCGAGATTCAACTGGGGGTTGCTTCTGCTAACCTGGCGATGGATGATTCCGCGCTGGATCTTTCAGCGGTCGACAGCGAACGTTTTGGGATCGAGTTCGGTGCCAATCTGATGCTCAGTCCTCCTGAAGTTCTGGTAGGAGCCTGTATGGCTGCTTCCGAGGGGCACGAATTCCAGTATCAACGCTGGGGTGGAGAAGGCCTGGCCAAAATGGAACCATTGTGGCTGCTGAAATATCTGCCGAACATGCCTGCCTGTCATATTGGAATCATTATTGACGCCCGGGGCCCTAACAACTCGATAACGCATGCAGAAGCATCTGGAAATCTTGTGCTGGGTGAAGCTCAACGCGTGATTGAACGGGGCTGGGCAGATGTTATGGTTGCTGGTGTGACCGGAACCCGGGTCCACGAAGTGAAATCCATTCACGCAAAGTTCTGGGATCAGCTGGCAGATTCCCCTGCGGAATTTGAGAAGCGTTCGCGTCCATTTGACAAGGCGCGAAGCGGGCAGGTCCTGGGTGAAGCAGCCTGTTCTCTCTTGCTGGAAGAAAAATCACACGCAGAGCAGCGGGGGGCAAAGGTCTGGGGTGAAGTTCTGGGTACAGGGGCTTCGTGCGTAGTAAAACGGGATGGCTCGGTAGATACCAAAACAGCGATCGCCAATGCCATCAGATTGGCATTGAAAAGAGCTGATGTGGAAGTGGGTGATATCGGACATATCAACGCCCATGGCCTGGGTGAGCAGGTAATTGACGTCCAGGAATATCTTGCCATTCAGGATATTTTTGGTGACAAGGCCACTCAAATTCCCGTGACTGCCCTGAAGAGTTACTTTGGTAATTCTGGTTCTGCCTGCGGTATTGTGGAAGCCAGCGGATCTCTGGTTGGCTTGAAGCAGGGCGTGATTCCCGCGACCTTGAACTATGAAACACCCGATCCCGACTGCCCGTTAAACGTGGTTCGGAATGAGCCCCTGCCTACAGATAACAAACTGTTTCTAAAGATCAGTACCACCACCTTTGGTCAGGCCAGTGCTTCTGTCATTTGTGGTGTCTGAGATTGTTGAATTACTGCATAAATAAAAAAGCCTCGTAAGGAATGTCAATCCTTACGAGGCTTTTGTTGTTTCCCGATGATTCAATATTAAAATTTCTTCAGGGCATACTGGGCACCACGATAAGCGGAGAGGCCCTTCATGTTTGTATTCAGTGAGGCCTGGAAATTCTGGGAAGCGGTTGCCGAGTCGCCAGCCAGAAGTGCTTTCTGTCCAATGAAAAAGTAGGCTTCACAGATTTGTGCTTTCGCCCGTTCTACATCTTTCTGATCGATGGAGTCGAGCAGTTCCGTGTTCGAAATAGCCCCCATCAAAAACAAAAGCAGGTTGTCAACGGAGTCGCGATCGTCCGGTTTTTTGGCGATAGCCGACTGGAACCGGGCATCGGCGGCAGATTTCTGATTGCTCTGGACCATCGCCAGGTAAACCCAGGGATCGAGGACTTTCATCTGTTCCGGAGCCAGCTGTGCAGCCAGTTTGAATTCGGATAAAGCAGAGGGGTATTCTTTGTTAAAGAAATAGGAGAACCCCAGGTCGGAGTGTAGGGCAGGGTTTTGCGGGTCCATCTGAACTGCTTTTTTCTGGTCCGCAATCGCTTCGGTGATTTTCCCCTGCAGGAGTCGTGCCTCACCGCGCATGCCCAGAACAAATGGCTGATTGGGTTCAATGGACAAAGATTGTGTCAGGTCAGCTTCTGCAGTGTCCGGTTTTCCTCCTTCGAGATAGGCAAACCCCCGGTTCGTAATTGCATGATGGTACTTCGGTTCGATCTGGATCGCCCGGGAGAAGTCATTGATGGCTTCCTGGAGCTTTCCCTGCTGCTGGTAAAACATGGCCCGGTTGTTATAGACGACCGGAGAATTGGGTTGTTTCTGAATGACCTGATTGAAGCTCGCCAGGGCCATCTCGTTATTCCCGGCGAGAGCATAGGCGTCAGGCAAAGCAAGAAGTGCTGCAAAGTGGTCAGGTGACAGTTTGATGGTTTCTGTAAAATCCTGTGCTGCTTCCTGCGGTTTGTTTAATGGCAGGTAGATCATGCCGCGCTGGTAGTGGAAGTTGGCTTTTTCTTCCGGAGTGAGTTCCGGACGGGCCAGGACCTGGTTTGCGACGGTCAATGCCGTCTCTGCATGGCTTTTCTTGTTTTCCATGACGGCCAGGTTCATCATCCCGTACAGGTAAGGCAGGTAGTAATTTATGTTCTGGTTTCGACTGTGCCGGATTGCCTCACGTGCGTCGGCTACTCCTTCGCGAATGGACTGGACGTTGCCCTGTGCGCGGCCTGCTTCGACACGGGCGCTGGCTCGCAGGTAATAGGCAACATGGTCATCGGGTTTCTGCTGCAGGATTTGCGAAGTGAGTGCGATCGATTTTGCGTAGTCCCCTTGCTGCTGTGCCTGGTCGGCCTGGATTTTCTGTTGAGCATAAGGGTCGTTTGTAGCAGCGGGGGGTTGAGCAGATGCAGGGAGCGGGATTCCAGCGCAAAGAATCAGCAAAAGTAAAAGGCGAGACATTTCAGGGTTGTCCTTCAAAATTTGAGGGTAGAAGAATATGTGATTCTTTCGAGCAGATTCAACATGAAACAGGTAGCTTCAGTTGCCGTTATCCGGGATTAATCCTTCAGAAAGTTACAGTAGGTGAACTCAGAAGCAGCACGGCCATCGTTAAAAAAGTGGTCGTCCTTTTCGGGGCTCTGCGTATGATAGTATAGAAGTTTCGCGTTTCTATGGAGATCAATCTGCACTCGTCGTAAAGAAAGTCCTGAATTTGATATACCGGGAATTTTGAGGTAATAACTGAAATGTTGCCGGATAACTGTACAGGTTTTCCGTGTCTGCTGCTGTTTTGGTAAATCAATTTCGGTGAAGTTAAGTCGTTATGAAATAGTTGCCTGCGGTGCTTGACATCTGAACGCGCGAAGATTAATTTCTGTTGATAGTGAAGCATTCATTGTAGTGGTGCTTTATGCGCAATTGTTTTGCATACTGGTGTTCAGTACGCATTGTGCTTGCAAGGGGTGACATGCCACTGGGGCTGTTTGTTTCTTTGTGATGATATCGGCATTCGTAAACTCGAATGGAGTCCTCAAATATGTAGGCTGGTTGGAACACGAGCATTGGCTCACCAATCCGATTGTCGCGTTTGTTTGTATTGTAAAATACCAATCGCGGCTACGCCTGACGACCGTTTTGCGGTGGTGCGGGTAGTCATAAAGTGGGCATGTTCCCGCTTTTTTTTGTTAATAGCGGTATCGCTGGGGCTTAAGTTCCCGCGGTATATAAATAGATTTGACCAGTTTCAGATCTTGTTTGAGTAGTTTTCGAGTCAGTTGAAGATCTCAACTGTCGAATGAAGGAAACACAATTATGGACGGTAAGGAAGTTCTCCGGATTGTTGATGCCATTCAACGCGATAAAAGTATCGATAAAGAGATCGTGTTTGGTGGAATTGAACAGGCCATCCTGTCGGCTGCGCGTCGTCACTTTGGAGATGACCATGAGCTTTCTGTAGACATTGACCGAGATACAGGCGAACCAACCGTTCTTTGTGATGGCGACAAACTGGGTAAGGACATTCTGGGCGAAATTCTGGGGCGAGTCGCGGCACAGACAGCTAAGCAGGTCATGATTCAGAAAATTCGTGAAGCAGAACGCGATACGGTTTTTGATGAATACATGGAGATGCAGTACCAGTCGGTTTCGGGGACCGTTTCCCGTGTCGAAGGTGGTGCGGTGCTGGTCAACCTGGGTAAAATTGAAGGAATTCTGCCGCGAGGCGAACAGATCCCTGGCGAGTCTTTCCGTGTGAATGACCGTGTACGTGCAGTTGTTTTGGATGTTCGTAAAGCGGGTAGTCGCGTCAAGGTGATTCTTTCACGAACTCACCCTGATATGGTACGCCGGTTATTTGAACTCGAAATCCCGGAAGTGGCCGATCGGATTATTGATGTGCGTTCGCTGGCGCGGGAAGCCGGATATCGCTCTAAAGTCGCTGTGTCCTGTATTGACAGCAGTATCGACTGTGTTGGTGCCTGTGTCGGCATGCGGGGAGCCCGGATTAAAAATATTGTTGACGAGTTGGCTGGCGAGCGGATCGACATCGTTCGCTGGAACGACTCGTTGCAGGTGCTGGTGCCGAATTCACTCCAGCCTGCGGAAGTGGAAGATGTCATTTTGTGCCCGATGCTGGGCCGCGTGATCGTATTGGTTCGAGACGATCAGTTGCCTCTGGCGATTGGCCGTAAAGGTCAGAACGTGCGTCTGGCCTCCAAACTGGTCGGTTGGGACATTGAAGTCATGACGCAAACGGAGCTGGACGAGCAACTGGATAAAACAGTGGAAGCGTTCTCTTCAATCCCGGGCGTGTCTGAAGAACTGGCGGAGAGCCTGGTTTCACAGGGTTTCTTCAGTTACTACGATCTGTCTGTGATTGAGCCGGACCAACTGGCAGAACTGGGTGGCCTGACAGCCGAGCAGTGTGAACAGATTGTCGAAGTGGCGGACCGGGAAAGTGAACGTGTCGAAGCAGAAGAAGAAGCAATGCGAATTGCTCAGAAGAATCCGGCTGCCGCAGTTGCTAAGGAGTCGGATACGCCTGAATCCGAAGAAGAGAAGCAGTCAGAACCGGTTGTTGCAGAACCAGAACCGGCAGTTGCAGAACCAGAACCGGCAGTTGCAGAACCAGAACCGGTTGTTGCAGAAAATGAGGCGGTTGAAGAAACCGCTGTTGATGTAAATGATACAGAGAATGCCGAAGAGGCAGACGAAACGACTGTTCCTGATGAAGTACCAGTTGAGGAACCGGTGAATGTAGAAAATTCTCCGGAAGAATCGACCGAGAAGCAGGAATAGTTCATTCGATTACGAGTAAGTGTTATGAGGTTGTTGCCTCATCAGGCAAATCGTTTCAGTCTGACAGGATTTGAAAACGTATTGCAGATTTGTTCACGGGAGAAGGGCTGTTGAAGATTCGTATTTTTGCTCTTGCAAAAGAGTTGGGCATGGACAGCAAAGTGCTGATCGATGAATGTAACAAAGCCGGGGTGAAGTTGAAAAACTCCGCTTTGGCCAGCATTACGCCCGACGAACGTGACATTGTTATTGCATATCTGGAACAGAAGGGGAAACCTGCCGTCAGTTCCGAGGAGTCCTCCGCCCAGGAGACTCTGACGCCTCAACGGGAACAACCGAAGATGCGTAATATCAAGACGATGACATCCCGTCCGCAGCCGTCCCGTTCCTCGACCCAGAAGTCATCCGGTACTTCTGATGAAGACTCCTATTCCGAAGAAGGTGCATCTGGGGTAGTGGTTGAACAAGAGGAAGCGGAGACTGTTTCAGAAGACGAGGTCACCACCAGTCAGGATGATGAGTCGATTGAAGAAACAGAAGAAGTTGCTGAAGGACGCTCCGCGGCACTCAAGCGTCGGTCAGAGGAATCAATTGAGGAAACTGCCGCCAAGCCAGAATCTGATCAGGCGATGACCCGCGATGATTATGTTCCCGCTGGTGGCGCCTCCGGTTCCAATATTCGAGAAATGAAACCAATTGGATCAACCCGCTCAAGCAAGCCTCAACCGAAAGCGAAGCCGAAGTCTGCATTGCCGAACGTAGCAGCGCCTCCTGCCTATAAGCAGCCGGTGATTCCAAAGCCCAAGAAAAAAGAAGAGAAGGCACAAAAGCCGGAAGTGCGTTTGACTGCTGATATTCTGGAGCAGAAAAGCCCCTTGGCTGCTCATCTGGCACAACATACAGAGCAGAAAAAGAAAGAAAAAGACCGGGATCCCCAGGATGACGATTTGAAGACCCGTCGTGGCAGCCTGAGTCTGGTCGAAGCGCGTAAGCAGCGTCGCGAACAGCGTAAGGAAGGTCGCCGGGGATTCTCAGGCGAAGGGTCGGAGCAGCAGGATGTCGTTGGCCGCCGCCCCCGCCGTTCCAAGCGGAAGCATGATACAGGTAATGTCGTCCACAAGACCGAGGCGGAAGTGGAAGTGCCGATGACGGTGCGGAGTCTGTCCGAAGCAATGGGGCGTCCTGCCAAAGCGATTATGTCCATCATGTTCAAGGAATTTGGTGAGATGGTCACCATTAACCAGATCATCGAAGAAGATGTCGCCCTGGCAGTCGCGATGGAACTGGGAGTTGATTTAACCTTTAAACGGCAACGAGGCGCATTGGAATCAGTCACCGAAATTATCGAACAGGAAGACGCTCCAGAAGATCTGGTAACCCGTCCGCCAATTATTACAGTTCTCGGGCATGTCGATCACGGTAAAACGACCCTGGTCGATACCCTGAGGAAGTCCAATGTCAAAGTCGTTGAAGGTGAAGCAGGCGGCATTACACAGCATATTGCCGCCTATCAGATCGAATATAACGGTCATAAACTGACTTTTGTAGACACACCCGGTCACGCCGCATTCAGTGAAATGCGGTCTCGGGGAGCGAATGTAACTGACATGGTGGTACTGGTCGTTGCCGCTGACGACGGAGTGATGCCTCAGACGGCTGAAAGTATCAGTCATGTGAAGGCATCCGGTGTTCCGATGGTCGTGGCACTGAATAAGATAGATTTGCCGGACATCAATGAACAGAAAGTAATGCAGGAGCTGGCTTCGCAAAACGTTCTGCCCTCGGAATGGGGGGGAGAAACGGATGTGGTCCGCGTTTCAGCCTTAAAGGAAATGGGGCTGGATAACCTGCTGGAAACCCTGTTGCTGACAGCCGAACTGCATGAGCTTAAAGCAAATCCAAATCGGCCTGCCGTGGGAGCCTGCCTGGAAGGTTTCCGCGATGAAGGTCGTGGTTCGGTCGCCTGGCTGATTGTTCAGAAAGGGACCTTGCGGATTGGTGATGCCGTTATTTGTGGTAAATCATACGGTTATATTCGTGCCATGTACGATGATACGGATCAGCAGATTGAGGAAGCACCTCCTTCTACGCCAGTCAAGGTTACCGGTCTGGATTCCGTTCCTGGTGCAGGCGATCATTTTGTGGTTGTGGAAACCATCGATCAGGCCAGGGAACTGGCAGAAGAGCGACGGCATGAAGGTCGTGCCGACACGCTGGCCCGGCA is from Gimesia maris and encodes:
- a CDS encoding tetratricopeptide repeat protein yields the protein MSRLLLLLILCAGIPLPASAQPPAATNDPYAQQKIQADQAQQQGDYAKSIALTSQILQQKPDDHVAYYLRASARVEAGRAQGNVQSIREGVADAREAIRHSRNQNINYYLPYLYGMMNLAVMENKKSHAETALTVANQVLARPELTPEEKANFHYQRGMIYLPLNKPQEAAQDFTETIKLSPDHFAALLALPDAYALAGNNEMALASFNQVIQKQPNSPVVYNNRAMFYQQQGKLQEAINDFSRAIQIEPKYHHAITNRGFAYLEGGKPDTAEADLTQSLSIEPNQPFVLGMRGEARLLQGKITEAIADQKKAVQMDPQNPALHSDLGFSYFFNKEYPSALSEFKLAAQLAPEQMKVLDPWVYLAMVQSNQKSAADARFQSAIAKKPDDRDSVDNLLLFLMGAISNTELLDSIDQKDVERAKAQICEAYFFIGQKALLAGDSATASQNFQASLNTNMKGLSAYRGAQYALKKF
- the rpmF gene encoding 50S ribosomal protein L32; the encoded protein is MAVPKRRMSKSNSRKRRSHNSVKASKPTYCPQCGTASPSHAICPHCGFYQGRTIVDTED
- a CDS encoding beta-ketoacyl-[acyl-carrier-protein] synthase family protein, which produces MNTESKRRILITGMGILSPIGIGVQAFQDSLMTGKSGVKKSELYSHLAAPDVCVAEVSDFNATTIKKEYLKQQRKSLKVMCREIQLGVASANLAMDDSALDLSAVDSERFGIEFGANLMLSPPEVLVGACMAASEGHEFQYQRWGGEGLAKMEPLWLLKYLPNMPACHIGIIIDARGPNNSITHAEASGNLVLGEAQRVIERGWADVMVAGVTGTRVHEVKSIHAKFWDQLADSPAEFEKRSRPFDKARSGQVLGEAACSLLLEEKSHAEQRGAKVWGEVLGTGASCVVKRDGSVDTKTAIANAIRLALKRADVEVGDIGHINAHGLGEQVIDVQEYLAIQDIFGDKATQIPVTALKSYFGNSGSACGIVEASGSLVGLKQGVIPATLNYETPDPDCPLNVVRNEPLPTDNKLFLKISTTTFGQASASVICGV
- the fabF gene encoding beta-ketoacyl-ACP synthase II, producing the protein MRRRVVVTGVSVVTALGLDVSEFWDKLCAGKSGIGPLERFDCSDYKVRFGGEIKDFNASEYTNISAKDLKRVDRFVQFALVGAHIAYRQAQLEEFEGDPYRRGVLVGSGIGGLNEIESQHDRLYNQGPARVSPFMIPKLMVNAASGNISVTYELKGPNSAVATACASATNAIGDAFKLIQHDVADIMITGGSEAAVTPMGLSGFARMNALSTRNDDPQSASRPFDRDRDGFVMAEGAGIIVLEEYEHAKKRGVPILAEVIGYGMSADGTHMTAPDPEGRGAARAMLHAIKDAGVNPEDIDYINTHGTSTPLGDVAETAAINTVFNSHVKQMPVSSTKGHLGHLLGASGGVEFVVGVKALQEQVAPPTINLDNPDEQCNLDYIPNEPREMKLNRVMKNSFGFGGHNACLILQKAP
- the fabD gene encoding ACP S-malonyltransferase → MSRIAFLFPGQGAQHVGMGKTIAENYPAARELYHRASEILEYDLAKLCFEGPSAELDSTVISQPALFVTSLAALEMLRADSPDKVLACEMAAGLSLGEYTALVFAGAMSFEDGLRVVQRRGEAMQAAADANPSGMVSILLLDREKVAEICQSASSAGKIWIANYLCPGNIVLSGENSACELAAELAEQEGGRAIPLAVAGAFHTEIMKPADSRLSEALAGVGLKKPEIPVISNVDAEIHEEPDEIRELLVRQVISPVLWEDSLRTMLAAGFDEFYEIGPGKVLKGLMKRVDRKISCETVNDS
- the acpP gene encoding acyl carrier protein: MSIEEKVVGIVSEQLGHPKEDITLDSKFIDDLKADSLDIVELVMEFEDEFDVTIPDDDYDKIKTVGDVVGYITEKAS
- the plsX gene encoding phosphate acyltransferase PlsX, coding for MRIALDAMGGDYAPEPNITGAIVALQADPALNVVLVGPQDLLEAQVAASGYNGDRLSIVHASQVVGMEEKPTDAMRQKPDSSISVCWKLMAAREVDAVVSAGNTGAVVASGLKTRLFLKSVKRPGIAVTLPTSAGHAVLMDVGANPSARPSHLYQYAVMGEIYAREVLRIESPKIGLINIGSEDVKGNDLYRDTYRLLNEGPLKDSFVGNVEGRGLYQGEADVLICEGFVGNVVLKVSEGMADFLMKEASRQIIGSLDVERDKAKLAFQEMGKRFRYHETGGAPLLGIDGICIICHGSSDAHSITNALRGSAMFKDRGINSQIADHLVQKPVA
- the nusA gene encoding transcription termination factor NusA, producing MDGKEVLRIVDAIQRDKSIDKEIVFGGIEQAILSAARRHFGDDHELSVDIDRDTGEPTVLCDGDKLGKDILGEILGRVAAQTAKQVMIQKIREAERDTVFDEYMEMQYQSVSGTVSRVEGGAVLVNLGKIEGILPRGEQIPGESFRVNDRVRAVVLDVRKAGSRVKVILSRTHPDMVRRLFELEIPEVADRIIDVRSLAREAGYRSKVAVSCIDSSIDCVGACVGMRGARIKNIVDELAGERIDIVRWNDSLQVLVPNSLQPAEVEDVILCPMLGRVIVLVRDDQLPLAIGRKGQNVRLASKLVGWDIEVMTQTELDEQLDKTVEAFSSIPGVSEELAESLVSQGFFSYYDLSVIEPDQLAELGGLTAEQCEQIVEVADRESERVEAEEEAMRIAQKNPAAAVAKESDTPESEEEKQSEPVVAEPEPAVAEPEPAVAEPEPVVAENEAVEETAVDVNDTENAEEADETTVPDEVPVEEPVNVENSPEESTEKQE